A window of Microbacterium luteolum contains these coding sequences:
- a CDS encoding VOC family protein, with protein MTAFQTTHAFSGFSVDDIDAARSFYRDTLGMDVTDNAMGFLEIALPQGGSILVYGKPDHTPASYTILNFPVDDVEAAVDELNAKGVVTKIYTDPDLGTDAKGISHGAPGKGPDIAWFTDPAGNVLSVLAG; from the coding sequence ATGACCGCCTTCCAGACCACACACGCGTTCAGCGGGTTCAGCGTCGACGACATCGACGCTGCTCGCTCCTTCTACCGCGACACGCTCGGCATGGACGTCACCGACAACGCCATGGGCTTCCTCGAGATCGCGCTGCCGCAGGGCGGCTCGATCCTCGTCTACGGCAAGCCCGATCACACGCCGGCGAGCTACACGATCCTGAACTTCCCGGTCGACGACGTCGAGGCCGCCGTCGACGAGCTCAACGCGAAGGGCGTCGTGACGAAGATCTACACCGACCCCGATCTCGGCACCGACGCGAAGGGCATCTCGCACGGCGCCCCGGGCAAGGGACCGGACATCGCCTGGTTCACGGACCCCGCGGGGAACGTGCTCTCGGTGCTCGCGGGCTGA
- a CDS encoding sensor histidine kinase: MKDGRMRRWLRDWRYVAVEFAASVVSLVLFCVGMLLLPLMIITGGVLILPQAVRILHAWSDLNRRRIGAFRGVDLPPISRPLPPGATIDDRLRFAFSRSTGRDALWLAVHALPVFSVSLLAAVLPVAAVNALALTYYWQFAPADDPVGSPYPVTSWELAATMPLVAVAYALISWWLMPAVARLVSWTSARLLATPEKSRLAARVDALTLSRAAALDAHGAELRRIERDLHDGAQNRLVNVVMMLGIAERALETDPSGVLEPLRRAQDAATDALAGLRRTVHDIYPPILDELGLEGALASLAGRSAVPCTIEAADVGRVPAAVESASYFVVAEALTNVNKYSGAAHATVQVSRESERLIITVEDDGAGGAVERPGGGLAGIRRRVEAFEGTTELTSPVGGPTTLRAELPCGS, from the coding sequence GTGAAGGACGGACGGATGCGACGCTGGCTGCGGGACTGGCGGTACGTGGCGGTCGAGTTCGCGGCATCCGTCGTCTCGCTCGTGCTCTTCTGCGTCGGGATGCTGCTGCTGCCGCTGATGATCATCACCGGCGGCGTGCTGATCCTGCCGCAGGCCGTACGCATCCTGCACGCGTGGAGCGACCTCAACCGCCGGCGCATCGGCGCCTTCCGCGGGGTGGACCTGCCTCCGATCTCGCGCCCGCTCCCCCCGGGGGCCACGATCGACGATCGTCTGCGCTTCGCCTTCTCGCGATCGACCGGCCGCGACGCGCTGTGGCTCGCCGTGCACGCCCTGCCCGTGTTCTCGGTGTCGTTGCTCGCGGCTGTGCTTCCGGTGGCTGCGGTCAACGCCCTCGCCCTGACCTACTACTGGCAGTTCGCGCCCGCCGATGATCCGGTCGGATCCCCCTATCCGGTCACCTCGTGGGAGCTCGCGGCCACGATGCCGCTGGTCGCCGTCGCCTATGCGCTGATCTCCTGGTGGCTCATGCCCGCCGTCGCGCGGCTGGTGTCCTGGACGTCGGCGCGACTGCTCGCGACGCCCGAGAAGTCGCGTCTCGCCGCACGCGTGGACGCCCTCACGCTCAGTCGCGCCGCCGCCCTCGACGCGCACGGCGCGGAGCTCCGCCGCATCGAGCGCGACCTGCACGACGGCGCACAGAACCGCCTCGTGAACGTCGTGATGATGCTCGGGATCGCGGAGCGGGCACTCGAGACCGATCCGAGCGGAGTGCTCGAGCCGCTCCGCCGCGCGCAGGATGCCGCGACCGACGCCCTCGCGGGGCTGCGCCGCACGGTGCACGACATCTATCCGCCGATCCTCGACGAGCTCGGCCTGGAGGGGGCGCTGGCGTCGCTCGCCGGCCGCAGCGCGGTGCCCTGCACGATCGAGGCCGCCGATGTCGGACGCGTGCCCGCCGCGGTCGAGTCCGCCAGCTACTTCGTCGTCGCCGAGGCTCTCACCAACGTGAACAAGTACAGCGGCGCCGCGCACGCGACCGTGCAGGTGAGCCGCGAGAGCGAGCGCCTGATCATCACCGTCGAAGACGATGGCGCGGGCGGCGCCGTGGAGCGTCCGGGCGGCGGACTCGCCGGCATCCGCCGCCGCGTCGAGGCCTTCGAGGGCACGACGGAGCTGACCAGCCCGGTCGGCGGACCGACCACCCTGAGAGCGGAGCTGCCATGCGGATCGTGA
- a CDS encoding ABC transporter permease, translated as MTTHFAADTATLTGRSMRHIFRSPDTIITTAVTPIALMLLFVYVFGGALQTSTGAENYVNYLLPGILLIAIASGIAYTAFRLFTDMQSGIFERFHSMPIARSSVLWAHVLTSLTANAITLAIIFGVGFLMGFRTGASVGAWLAVIGILMLFTLALTWLAIIAGLNAKTVDGASAFSYPLIFLPFISSAFVPTDTMPGPVQWFADNQPVTSIVNTIQALFAEKPVGNDIWVALAWCVGILVVAYVFAIISYRKKVS; from the coding sequence ATGACCACGCACTTCGCGGCGGACACCGCGACACTCACCGGCCGCTCCATGCGGCACATCTTCCGCAGTCCCGACACGATCATCACCACGGCGGTCACCCCGATCGCCCTGATGCTCCTGTTCGTGTACGTCTTCGGGGGCGCTCTGCAGACGAGCACCGGTGCCGAGAACTATGTGAACTACCTGCTTCCCGGCATCCTGCTCATCGCCATCGCATCCGGCATCGCCTACACGGCGTTCCGACTGTTCACCGACATGCAGAGCGGCATCTTCGAGCGGTTCCACTCCATGCCGATCGCCCGCTCGAGTGTGCTGTGGGCGCACGTGCTGACGTCTCTCACCGCGAACGCGATCACGCTCGCTATCATCTTCGGCGTCGGATTCCTGATGGGCTTCCGCACCGGAGCGAGCGTCGGGGCATGGCTCGCCGTGATCGGCATCCTGATGCTGTTCACGCTGGCCCTCACCTGGCTGGCGATCATCGCCGGCCTGAACGCCAAGACGGTCGACGGCGCGAGCGCCTTCTCGTACCCGCTGATCTTCCTGCCGTTCATCAGCTCGGCCTTCGTGCCGACGGACACGATGCCCGGTCCGGTGCAGTGGTTCGCCGACAACCAGCCGGTCACCTCGATCGTCAACACCATCCAGGCGCTGTTCGCCGAGAAGCCCGTCGGCAACGACATCTGGGTCGCTCTCGCCTGGTGCGTCGGCATCCTCGTGGTCGCCTACGTGTTCGCGATCATCTCCTACCGGAAGAAGGTCAGTTGA
- a CDS encoding DUF1048 domain-containing protein: protein MAAKWIEAITGSLEEKKQYKQAQARINALPEPYREVAKAQQRYNMYYGGVTDGDTIVKMFLDIADLWERAAIDGTPVSAIVGDDPVEFAENYAAAYGGRQWIDKERTRLIKAFDDAKKKENGS from the coding sequence ATGGCCGCGAAGTGGATCGAAGCGATCACCGGATCGCTCGAAGAGAAGAAGCAGTACAAGCAGGCTCAGGCCCGCATCAACGCCCTCCCCGAGCCGTACCGCGAGGTCGCCAAAGCGCAGCAGCGTTACAACATGTACTACGGCGGTGTCACGGACGGCGACACGATCGTGAAGATGTTCCTCGACATCGCGGATCTGTGGGAGCGCGCCGCGATCGACGGCACCCCGGTCAGCGCCATCGTCGGCGACGACCCCGTCGAGTTCGCCGAGAACTACGCGGCCGCATACGGCGGACGGCAGTGGATCGACAAGGAGCGCACGCGCCTCATCAAGGCGTTCGACGACGCGAAGAAGAAGGAGAACGGATCATGA
- a CDS encoding quaternary amine ABC transporter ATP-binding protein has product MSEIALEARNLFKVFGKNPSQAVRRLKAGESRTAVDDAGTAAVIDASFTVNRGEIFVIMGLSGSGKSTIIRMLNGLHDATSGTVTVNGDPITGIPNGQLREIRRDRISMVFQHFALLPHRSVAANVAYPLELKGVAKAERLAKAAEILSLVGLEGLGEKMPSELSGGMQQRVGIARALAADSDILLMDEAFSALDPLIRREMQEQLLELQEKLQKTIVFITHDLNEAMFLGDRIAVMRDGRIVQIGTPEDILMDPANDYVEQFVQDVDRARVLTAANVMERPRPVVPETAGPRTALRQMRDAYMSATYVVGRDRQLLGVVTDRDAVKLVRSGATTLDSVLKPVLQSVREDEVLMNLFVPAVESPLPLAVTDAEGRLVGVIPRVTLLAALGPGPGATEEIILPLMPMPQAEIDAVLDDGWTDPGPSTSSGAQDAFGSGTELTEEVR; this is encoded by the coding sequence GTGTCCGAAATCGCTCTTGAAGCGCGCAATCTGTTCAAGGTGTTCGGGAAGAATCCGAGCCAGGCTGTCCGTCGTCTGAAGGCCGGTGAGAGCCGCACCGCCGTCGATGACGCGGGCACGGCAGCCGTCATCGACGCGAGCTTCACCGTCAACCGCGGTGAGATCTTCGTCATCATGGGCCTGTCCGGATCGGGCAAGTCCACCATCATCCGCATGCTCAACGGCCTGCACGACGCCACTTCCGGCACCGTGACCGTCAATGGCGATCCGATCACCGGCATCCCGAACGGTCAGTTGCGGGAGATCCGCCGCGACCGCATCTCGATGGTGTTCCAGCACTTCGCGCTGCTGCCTCATCGATCGGTCGCCGCGAACGTCGCCTACCCGCTCGAGCTGAAGGGCGTCGCCAAGGCGGAGCGCCTCGCCAAGGCCGCGGAGATCCTCTCGCTCGTCGGCCTCGAGGGCCTGGGCGAGAAGATGCCGTCCGAGCTCTCCGGCGGCATGCAGCAGCGCGTCGGCATCGCCCGCGCCCTCGCCGCCGACAGCGACATCCTGCTGATGGACGAGGCGTTCAGCGCGCTCGACCCGCTCATCCGTCGCGAGATGCAGGAGCAGCTGCTCGAACTGCAGGAGAAGCTGCAGAAGACCATCGTCTTCATCACCCATGACCTGAACGAGGCCATGTTCCTCGGCGACCGCATCGCCGTGATGCGCGACGGCCGCATCGTGCAGATCGGCACGCCGGAGGACATCCTCATGGACCCCGCGAACGACTACGTCGAGCAGTTCGTGCAGGATGTCGACCGCGCCCGCGTGCTCACCGCCGCGAACGTCATGGAGCGCCCGCGTCCCGTCGTGCCCGAGACCGCCGGTCCCCGCACGGCTCTCCGCCAGATGCGCGACGCCTACATGTCGGCGACCTACGTCGTCGGCCGCGACCGGCAGCTGCTCGGCGTCGTGACCGACCGGGATGCCGTGAAGCTCGTGCGCTCCGGCGCCACGACGCTCGACTCCGTGCTCAAGCCCGTGCTGCAGAGCGTCCGCGAGGACGAGGTCCTGATGAACCTGTTCGTGCCAGCGGTCGAGTCGCCGCTGCCGCTGGCGGTGACGGATGCCGAGGGGCGTCTCGTCGGCGTCATCCCGCGTGTGACCCTGCTCGCCGCCCTCGGCCCCGGACCCGGCGCCACGGAGGAGATCATCCTCCCGCTGATGCCCATGCCGCAGGCCGAGATCGACGCCGTGCTCGATGACGGATGGACGGACCCCGGCCCTTCGACGAGCTCAGGGGCCCAAGATGCGTTCGGCTCAGGAACCGAACTGACAGAGGAGGTGCGCTGA
- a CDS encoding class I SAM-dependent methyltransferase has protein sequence MPEFPYSRLRRWPDVEADNLQAYDATDVLLVERALALGVPGAEIAVIGDEYGAITLALTDAGLRGIRVHQDLATGRRALARNAEELGLAGFVSHELDGDLLIGARLVLLQLPKSLAELEEIADAVARWAAPDAVLVAGGRVKHMTLGQNEVLGRSFGRVQAERAERKSRLVVASEPLPAPAEPPFPVTAEHDGLTLVAHGGAFAGSRLDIGTRVLLEVLGVAPGALRQAQGPRGGWVAELVEAAGDGGWVAELVEASRTVIDLGCGTGALAAAYALAHPDARVIATDRSAAAAASARATVAANGLADRITVTHDDAGSELADASADVVLLNPPFHLGTSVHTGAATRLFEAAARLLRPGGELFTVFNSSLGYRAELTRIVGATEQLHRTAKFTVTRSIRR, from the coding sequence GTGCCGGAGTTTCCCTACAGTCGCCTGCGCCGCTGGCCCGACGTCGAGGCGGACAACCTCCAGGCGTACGACGCCACCGACGTGCTGCTGGTCGAGCGGGCGCTCGCGCTCGGGGTTCCCGGCGCGGAGATCGCCGTCATCGGCGACGAATACGGCGCGATCACCCTGGCATTGACGGATGCCGGGCTGCGCGGCATCCGCGTGCATCAGGACCTGGCGACCGGACGGCGCGCGCTCGCGCGCAACGCGGAGGAGCTGGGGCTCGCAGGTTTCGTCTCGCATGAGCTCGACGGCGACCTGCTCATAGGCGCGCGGCTCGTGCTGCTGCAGCTGCCGAAGTCGCTCGCCGAGCTCGAGGAGATCGCGGATGCCGTCGCCCGCTGGGCCGCACCCGACGCCGTGCTCGTGGCAGGAGGCCGGGTGAAGCACATGACCCTGGGCCAGAACGAGGTGCTCGGGCGGAGCTTCGGTCGCGTGCAGGCCGAACGGGCGGAGCGGAAGTCGCGGCTCGTCGTGGCATCCGAGCCCCTTCCCGCGCCGGCCGAGCCGCCGTTCCCGGTGACCGCGGAGCACGACGGGCTGACCCTCGTCGCCCACGGCGGGGCGTTCGCGGGCTCGCGCCTCGACATCGGCACCCGGGTTCTGCTCGAGGTGCTCGGGGTCGCGCCGGGGGCCCTTCGACAAGCTCAGGGACCCAGGGGTGGTTGGGTCGCTGAGCTTGTCGAAGCGGCGGGAGACGGTGGATGGGTCGCTGAGCTTGTCGAAGCGTCCCGGACCGTGATCGACCTCGGCTGCGGCACCGGCGCGCTCGCCGCGGCCTACGCACTCGCCCATCCGGATGCCCGCGTGATCGCGACCGACCGGTCCGCGGCAGCCGCGGCATCCGCTCGGGCGACGGTCGCGGCGAACGGGCTGGCCGACCGGATCACCGTCACGCACGACGATGCCGGATCCGAGCTGGCGGATGCGAGCGCCGACGTCGTCCTGCTCAACCCGCCCTTCCACCTCGGCACCAGCGTCCACACCGGCGCGGCGACCCGTCTGTTCGAGGCCGCCGCCCGTCTGCTCCGACCCGGTGGCGAGCTCTTCACGGTCTTCAACTCCTCGCTCGGATACCGCGCCGAACTCACCCGGATCGTCGGCGCGACCGAGCAGCTGCACCGCACGGCGAAGTTCACCGTGACGCGCAGCATCCGTCGCTGA
- a CDS encoding acetylxylan esterase, producing MALTDLPLDQLRSFRPDVAEPADFDDFWARTLAESRALAAAPVVESVATPITQLIVEDLTFSGFGGEPIRAWITRPQVEGPLPTVVEYIGYNGGRGIPGERLQWAAAGYVHVLMDTRGQGSGWGSGGDTPDPHGSEGSIPGFMTRGIQHPDTYFYRRVFTDAVLLIDAVKQLDAVDSGRISVTGGSQGGGISLAAAALHPDVSAAMPDVPFLCHFRRSVQLTPELPFTEIGRYLGVHRGRVEDIFETLSYFDGVNFARRITAPVLFSVALMDAVVLPSSVFAAFNHCGSADAEIAVYEFNGHEGGLIVQWHRQTAWLADRL from the coding sequence ATGGCTCTCACCGATCTCCCCCTGGACCAGCTCCGCTCCTTCCGGCCCGACGTAGCCGAACCCGCGGACTTCGACGACTTCTGGGCGCGTACGCTCGCCGAGTCACGCGCGCTCGCCGCGGCGCCCGTGGTCGAGTCGGTCGCCACCCCGATCACGCAGCTGATCGTCGAGGATCTGACATTCAGCGGATTCGGCGGCGAGCCGATCCGCGCGTGGATCACTCGCCCGCAGGTCGAGGGCCCGCTGCCGACCGTCGTCGAGTACATCGGCTACAACGGCGGTCGCGGCATCCCCGGCGAGCGGCTGCAGTGGGCGGCCGCCGGCTACGTGCACGTGCTGATGGACACCCGCGGTCAGGGCAGCGGATGGGGATCGGGCGGCGACACCCCCGACCCGCACGGGTCGGAGGGATCGATCCCCGGCTTCATGACCCGCGGCATCCAGCATCCCGACACGTACTTCTACCGTCGCGTGTTCACGGATGCGGTGCTGCTGATCGATGCCGTGAAGCAGCTGGATGCCGTCGACAGCGGTCGCATCAGCGTGACCGGCGGCAGCCAGGGCGGCGGCATCAGCCTGGCGGCCGCGGCCCTGCACCCCGACGTCTCCGCGGCCATGCCGGACGTGCCGTTCCTGTGTCACTTCCGACGGTCGGTGCAGCTCACCCCCGAGCTGCCGTTCACCGAGATCGGGCGCTACCTCGGCGTGCACCGAGGGCGGGTCGAGGACATCTTCGAGACCCTGTCGTACTTCGACGGCGTGAACTTCGCACGCCGCATCACTGCGCCGGTGCTGTTCTCGGTCGCCCTGATGGATGCCGTCGTGCTGCCGTCGAGCGTGTTCGCGGCGTTCAACCACTGCGGCTCCGCGGATGCCGAGATCGCCGTCTACGAGTTCAACGGCCACGAGGGCGGGCTGATCGTGCAGTGGCACCGGCAGACCGCGTGGCTCGCGGACCGGCTCTGA
- a CDS encoding glycine betaine ABC transporter substrate-binding protein: MRNRRIMTIAAIGAAGALALSGCASDGAGGTIELGGGGSAGGGGDKGTITLGFLPSWTDGLSTAYLLQDQLEKIGYDVELKTLTEAGPLYTGLAQGDVDVFPSAWPEVTHAEYMKTYGDSIDDLGTYYDNARLTIAVPEYSELETIDDLAGADLGGKIYGIEPGAGLTAQTQKMLPAYGLDSQYELVTSSTAAMLTELKSATEKKQDIAVTLWRPFWANDAFPVKDLEDPKGAMGEAEGLHFLGTKGFADEFPEAAELIEQIVLDDEQYGSLEDLVVNEYGEGREAEAVDAWLEEYGDQFEWVVS, from the coding sequence ATGCGTAATCGCAGGATCATGACCATCGCGGCCATCGGCGCCGCAGGAGCCCTCGCCCTCTCCGGTTGCGCGAGCGACGGCGCGGGCGGAACCATCGAGCTCGGCGGCGGCGGAAGCGCCGGCGGCGGAGGCGACAAGGGCACCATCACGCTCGGGTTCCTCCCATCGTGGACCGACGGACTCAGCACCGCGTACCTGCTGCAGGACCAGCTCGAGAAGATCGGCTACGACGTCGAGCTGAAGACGCTGACCGAGGCGGGCCCGCTGTACACCGGGCTCGCGCAGGGCGACGTCGACGTCTTTCCTTCGGCGTGGCCCGAGGTGACGCACGCCGAGTACATGAAGACGTACGGCGACTCGATCGACGACCTCGGCACTTACTACGACAACGCCCGGCTGACGATCGCGGTGCCGGAGTACTCCGAGCTCGAGACGATCGACGACCTCGCGGGCGCCGATCTCGGCGGGAAGATCTACGGCATCGAGCCCGGTGCCGGTCTGACCGCGCAGACCCAGAAGATGCTCCCCGCCTACGGCCTCGACAGCCAGTACGAGCTCGTCACCTCCTCGACCGCGGCCATGCTCACCGAGCTGAAGTCCGCGACCGAGAAGAAGCAGGACATCGCCGTGACGCTGTGGCGTCCGTTCTGGGCCAACGACGCCTTCCCGGTGAAGGATCTCGAAGACCCCAAGGGCGCGATGGGCGAGGCCGAGGGGCTGCACTTCCTCGGCACCAAGGGCTTCGCGGACGAGTTCCCCGAGGCGGCCGAGCTCATCGAGCAGATCGTCCTCGACGACGAGCAGTACGGCTCGCTCGAGGACCTCGTGGTGAACGAGTACGGCGAGGGCCGCGAGGCCGAAGCCGTGGATGCCTGGCTCGAGGAGTACGGCGACCAGTTCGAGTGGGTCGTCAGCTGA
- a CDS encoding LuxR C-terminal-related transcriptional regulator: MRIVIAEDDTLLREGLALLLRSEGFDVVAAVDNADDFLLRLDEADAAVVDVRMPPTFTSEGLKAAAEARARRPGFPVLVLSAYVEDRYAGELLAAGADGLGYLLKERVGKVASFIDALHRVAAGGTVMDPEVISQLMSRRRADDPVQSLTPREREVLGLMAEGLDNATIAARLFVTETAVSKHIGNIFAKLGLATSDSGHRRVLAVLAYLRD; encoded by the coding sequence ATGCGGATCGTGATCGCCGAGGACGACACCCTGCTGCGGGAGGGGCTCGCGCTGCTGCTGCGCAGCGAGGGCTTCGATGTCGTCGCCGCGGTCGACAACGCCGACGACTTCCTGCTCCGGCTCGACGAAGCGGATGCCGCGGTCGTCGATGTGCGGATGCCGCCGACGTTCACGAGCGAAGGGCTGAAGGCCGCGGCCGAGGCACGCGCGCGTCGCCCGGGCTTCCCGGTGCTGGTGCTGTCCGCCTACGTCGAGGACCGCTACGCCGGGGAGCTGCTCGCCGCCGGCGCCGACGGGCTCGGGTATCTGCTCAAGGAGCGCGTCGGCAAGGTCGCCTCGTTCATCGACGCCCTCCACCGCGTGGCCGCGGGGGGCACCGTCATGGACCCCGAGGTCATCTCGCAGCTCATGAGCAGGCGTCGCGCCGACGACCCGGTGCAGTCGCTCACGCCGCGAGAGCGCGAGGTGCTCGGGCTCATGGCGGAAGGCCTCGACAACGCCACGATCGCCGCACGACTCTTCGTGACGGAGACCGCGGTGAGCAAGCACATCGGCAACATCTTCGCCAAGCTCGGGCTCGCGACGAGCGACAGCGGGCACCGCCGCGTGCTCGCTGTGCTCGCGTACCTCCGCGACTGA
- a CDS encoding PadR family transcriptional regulator codes for MGRQMTEMLKGTLEGIVLALLAEQPAYGYEITTRIRDHGFTDIAEGTIYALLVRIEQKSLVDVEKVPSEKGPPRKVYSLNAAGTQELEDFWNTWSFLKKHIEQLNKNNTENKEN; via the coding sequence ATGGGCAGGCAGATGACCGAGATGCTCAAGGGCACTCTGGAGGGCATCGTTCTGGCCCTCCTCGCCGAGCAGCCGGCGTACGGGTACGAGATCACCACACGGATCCGCGACCACGGGTTCACCGACATCGCCGAGGGCACGATCTACGCACTCCTCGTGCGCATCGAGCAGAAGAGCCTCGTCGACGTCGAGAAGGTCCCGAGCGAGAAGGGCCCGCCGCGCAAGGTCTACAGCCTCAACGCCGCGGGCACGCAGGAACTCGAGGATTTCTGGAACACCTGGAGCTTTCTCAAGAAGCACATCGAACAGCTGAACAAGAACAACACCGAGAACAAGGAGAACTGA
- a CDS encoding ABC transporter permease has product MDGFRLPLGSWVEAGVDWVKVNLDGLLDVVSFVVTFLVDGLTSLLLLPYFFVVIAIAALIAWLVRSWQLAIGTVVSFTLIVAMGLWVPAMQTLGLVLVAALVAVVIAVPLGIWSARNATVRAVLKPVLDFMQTMPAFVYLIPAIVFFSIGVVPGLVATVIFALPPGVRLTELGIRGVDSETVEAGQAFGAKPGQILRGIQLPLAMPTILAGINQVIMLALSMAVIAGMAGADGLGKMVVEAISTVNIAKGVEAGLGVVLIAVFLDRVTAALGTLGQNPASLLAVIRRRGAQRQATAAAAASAPAVETTVEEKELQNA; this is encoded by the coding sequence ATGGATGGTTTCCGCCTCCCCCTCGGCAGCTGGGTCGAAGCCGGTGTCGACTGGGTCAAGGTCAACCTCGACGGCCTGCTCGACGTCGTCTCGTTCGTGGTGACGTTCCTCGTCGACGGACTCACCTCGCTGCTCCTGCTGCCCTACTTCTTCGTCGTGATCGCCATCGCCGCGCTCATCGCCTGGCTGGTGCGCTCGTGGCAGCTGGCGATCGGCACGGTCGTGTCGTTCACGCTGATCGTCGCGATGGGCCTGTGGGTCCCCGCGATGCAGACGCTCGGCCTCGTGCTGGTCGCCGCACTCGTCGCGGTCGTGATCGCCGTGCCGCTCGGCATCTGGTCGGCGCGCAACGCCACGGTCCGCGCGGTGCTCAAGCCCGTGCTCGACTTCATGCAGACGATGCCCGCGTTCGTGTACCTGATCCCCGCGATCGTGTTCTTCAGCATCGGCGTCGTGCCAGGACTCGTCGCCACGGTCATCTTCGCGCTGCCTCCGGGTGTGCGACTGACCGAGCTCGGCATCCGCGGGGTCGACTCCGAGACCGTCGAGGCCGGCCAGGCCTTCGGCGCGAAGCCGGGGCAGATCCTGCGCGGCATCCAGCTTCCGCTCGCGATGCCGACGATCCTCGCCGGCATCAACCAGGTCATCATGCTCGCCCTGTCCATGGCGGTCATCGCCGGAATGGCGGGAGCAGACGGCCTCGGGAAGATGGTCGTCGAAGCCATCTCGACCGTGAACATCGCCAAGGGTGTGGAGGCCGGCCTCGGCGTCGTGCTGATCGCCGTCTTCCTCGACCGCGTCACCGCGGCGCTCGGCACGCTGGGCCAGAACCCGGCGTCGCTGCTGGCGGTCATCCGTCGTCGCGGTGCGCAGCGCCAGGCGACAGCCGCAGCCGCGGCATCCGCCCCGGCCGTCGAGACGACCGTCGAAGAGAAGGAGCTCCAGAATGCGTAA
- a CDS encoding ABC transporter ATP-binding protein, producing MSTAAISVKGLQKSYKDLHVLRGVDFDVQKGSIFALLGSNGAGKTTVVRILSTLLKADAGTATVQGVDVATDPVGVREKISLTGQFAAVDEILSGRENLVLVAKLRHLPDAGKVADDLLAKFRLTDAGGRKVGTYSGGMRRRLDIAMSLVGHPEVIYLDEPTTGLDPEARIEVWDVIKELANTGTTVLLTTQYLDEAEQLADRIAILHEGRIIANDTLAGLKKLLPAAKVEYVEKQPTLEEIFLTLIGPSSKKENAA from the coding sequence ATGAGCACCGCAGCCATCAGCGTCAAGGGCCTGCAGAAGTCCTACAAGGACCTGCATGTGCTGCGCGGCGTCGACTTCGACGTGCAGAAGGGCAGCATCTTCGCCCTTCTCGGGTCGAACGGCGCGGGCAAGACCACCGTGGTGCGCATCCTCTCCACCCTGCTGAAGGCGGATGCCGGCACGGCCACCGTGCAGGGCGTGGACGTCGCGACCGATCCGGTCGGCGTCCGCGAGAAGATCAGTCTCACCGGGCAGTTCGCCGCGGTCGACGAGATCCTCTCCGGACGCGAGAACCTGGTGCTGGTCGCGAAGCTGCGGCACCTCCCCGACGCCGGGAAGGTCGCCGACGATCTGCTGGCGAAGTTCCGACTGACGGATGCCGGTGGCCGCAAGGTCGGCACCTACTCGGGCGGCATGCGCCGTCGGCTCGACATCGCGATGAGCCTGGTCGGACACCCCGAGGTCATCTACCTCGACGAGCCGACCACGGGCCTCGACCCCGAAGCCCGCATCGAGGTGTGGGACGTCATCAAGGAGCTCGCGAACACCGGCACCACCGTGCTGCTCACCACGCAGTACCTCGACGAGGCGGAGCAGCTGGCCGACCGCATCGCGATCCTGCACGAGGGACGCATCATCGCCAACGACACCCTCGCCGGGCTGAAGAAGCTGCTCCCGGCCGCCAAGGTCGAGTACGTCGAGAAGCAGCCCACCCTCGAGGAGATCTTCCTCACCCTCATCGGCCCGTCTTCCAAGAAGGAGAACGCAGCATGA